A stretch of Nonomuraea africana DNA encodes these proteins:
- a CDS encoding DUF948 domain-containing protein encodes MLTAGELAGLIVAMGWAILVCFLAMVLVKLARLLRETTKLVSDLNDRVVPLLEDMSMTVNEANRQLVSVEAITRDVKQVSGHAAKLSAVTQTIFTGPLIRVSALSHGVRRAIEARKQPRSRRRR; translated from the coding sequence ATGCTGACCGCAGGAGAACTGGCCGGGCTGATCGTCGCCATGGGCTGGGCGATCCTCGTCTGCTTTCTCGCGATGGTGCTCGTCAAGCTCGCGCGGCTGCTCAGAGAGACCACCAAGCTGGTCTCCGACCTGAACGACAGGGTCGTGCCGCTGCTGGAGGACATGAGCATGACGGTCAACGAGGCCAACAGGCAGCTCGTCTCCGTCGAGGCCATCACCAGAGACGTCAAGCAGGTCAGTGGCCACGCCGCCAAGCTGAGCGCGGTCACCCAGACCATCTTCACCGGGCCGCTGATCAGGGTCTCGGCGCTGAGCCACGGCGTGCGCAGGGCCATCGAGGCCCGCAAGCAGCCGCGCAGCAGGCGGCGGCGATGA
- the alaS gene encoding alanine--tRNA ligase, producing the protein MESAEIARRFLRFFEERGHKVVPSASLIAEDPTLLLVPAGMVPFKPYFLGQRKPPAARLASVQKCVRTPDIEEVGKTTRHATFFQMLGNFSFGDYFKEQAIPFAWELLTRSESDGGFGFPEEKLWVTVYLDDDEAIDIWHNKVGVPMERIQRRGLEDNYWHMGVPGPGGPCSEIYYDRGPEYGKDGGPVADEDRYLEVWNNVFMQYQLSAVRSKVDFDVAGELPAKNIDTGMGLERMATILQGVDNLYEIDTTYKILDSAAELTKTRYGRDPRADVSLRVIADHVRTGTMLVADGVMPSNEGRGYVLRRILRRSIRNLRLLGSGDERYMHELTEVTINAMGDTYPELKVDAPQIHAVIDAEEASFLGTLRTGTAIFDVAVEETKRKSGTTLSGEQAFQLHDTYGFPIDLTLEMASEQGLKVDEEGFRRLMKEQRQRAKADAAAKKTGNADISVFGQLLENAGKVEFLGYDETSAESSVVGIIVDGASVPVAGAGSTVEVVLGRTPFYAEGGGQLADQGVLRTSGAEVDVLDVQSPIKGLVVHRGKVRAGELRVGDEVQAEVDVERRKAISRSHSATHLVHRGFKNALGESAAQAGSENSPGRFRFDFTAAGAVSPSVLRDVEDEVNAVLINDLKVNAFYTSQAEARAMGALAMFGEKYGDEVRVVEIGDYSRELCGGTHVHSSGQLGLVKVLGEQSVGAGVRRVEALVGIDAFRFLARESLLVAQVTEQLKVRREELPERIEGIVTRLRTAEKDLEKLRSAQVLQIAGELASQAHDLHGVSVVTHRAPDGTGPDDLRKLALDVRGRFPGDRPAVVVLAGVPSDRPVVVAAVNEAGRERGLKAGRLVGVAAKALGGGGGGKDDVAQGGGTRPEAIDEALRMVAETIAGQLA; encoded by the coding sequence ATGGAGTCGGCAGAGATCGCCCGCCGCTTCCTGCGCTTCTTCGAGGAGCGTGGGCACAAGGTCGTGCCCTCGGCCAGCCTGATCGCTGAGGATCCGACGCTGCTCCTGGTGCCCGCGGGCATGGTGCCCTTCAAGCCGTACTTCCTGGGGCAGCGCAAGCCTCCGGCGGCCCGGCTGGCCAGTGTGCAGAAGTGCGTGCGCACCCCTGACATCGAAGAGGTGGGCAAGACCACCCGCCACGCCACGTTCTTCCAGATGCTCGGCAACTTCTCCTTCGGCGACTACTTCAAGGAGCAGGCGATCCCCTTCGCCTGGGAGCTCCTGACGCGGTCCGAGTCCGACGGCGGCTTCGGCTTCCCCGAGGAGAAGCTCTGGGTGACGGTCTACCTCGACGACGACGAGGCGATCGACATCTGGCACAACAAGGTCGGCGTGCCGATGGAGCGCATCCAGCGCCGCGGCCTCGAGGACAACTACTGGCACATGGGCGTGCCGGGTCCCGGCGGCCCCTGCTCGGAGATCTACTACGACCGCGGCCCCGAGTACGGCAAGGACGGCGGCCCGGTCGCCGACGAGGACCGCTACCTCGAGGTCTGGAACAACGTCTTCATGCAGTACCAGCTCAGCGCGGTACGCAGCAAGGTCGACTTCGACGTGGCGGGCGAGCTGCCGGCCAAGAACATCGACACCGGCATGGGCCTCGAGCGCATGGCGACGATCCTGCAGGGCGTCGACAACCTCTACGAGATCGACACCACGTACAAGATCCTCGACAGCGCCGCCGAGCTCACCAAGACCCGCTACGGCCGCGACCCGCGCGCCGACGTCAGCCTGCGGGTCATCGCCGACCACGTGCGCACCGGCACCATGCTGGTCGCCGACGGCGTCATGCCCAGCAACGAGGGTCGCGGCTACGTCCTGCGCCGCATCCTGCGCCGCTCCATCCGCAACCTGCGCCTGCTCGGCTCGGGCGACGAGCGCTACATGCACGAGCTCACCGAGGTCACCATCAACGCGATGGGCGACACCTACCCCGAGCTCAAGGTCGACGCGCCGCAGATCCACGCGGTCATCGACGCCGAGGAGGCCTCCTTCCTCGGCACGCTCCGCACCGGCACTGCGATCTTCGACGTCGCGGTCGAGGAGACCAAGCGCAAGTCGGGCACCACGCTCTCGGGCGAGCAGGCCTTCCAGCTGCACGACACCTACGGCTTCCCGATCGACCTCACCCTCGAGATGGCCTCCGAGCAGGGGCTCAAGGTCGACGAAGAGGGCTTCCGCCGGTTGATGAAGGAGCAGCGCCAGCGGGCCAAGGCCGACGCGGCCGCCAAGAAGACCGGCAACGCCGACATCTCCGTCTTCGGCCAGCTGCTCGAGAACGCGGGCAAGGTCGAGTTCCTCGGCTACGACGAGACCAGCGCCGAGTCCAGCGTGGTCGGCATCATCGTCGACGGCGCCTCGGTGCCGGTGGCGGGCGCGGGCTCGACGGTCGAGGTCGTGCTGGGCCGTACCCCCTTCTACGCCGAGGGCGGCGGTCAGCTCGCCGACCAGGGCGTGCTGCGCACCTCGGGCGCGGAGGTCGACGTCCTCGACGTCCAGTCGCCGATCAAGGGCCTGGTCGTGCACAGGGGCAAGGTCCGCGCCGGCGAGCTCCGCGTGGGCGACGAGGTCCAGGCCGAGGTCGACGTCGAGCGCCGCAAGGCGATCTCGCGCAGCCACAGCGCCACCCACCTCGTGCACCGCGGCTTCAAGAACGCCCTCGGCGAGTCGGCGGCGCAGGCCGGTTCGGAGAACTCGCCCGGCCGCTTCCGCTTCGACTTCACCGCGGCGGGCGCCGTGTCGCCCAGCGTCCTGCGCGACGTCGAGGACGAGGTCAACGCGGTCCTCATCAACGACCTCAAGGTCAACGCCTTCTACACCTCCCAGGCCGAGGCCAGGGCGATGGGCGCGCTGGCCATGTTCGGCGAGAAGTACGGCGACGAGGTCCGCGTCGTGGAGATCGGCGACTACTCCCGCGAGCTGTGCGGCGGCACCCACGTCCACTCCTCCGGCCAGCTCGGCCTGGTCAAGGTGCTCGGCGAGCAGTCGGTCGGCGCGGGCGTGCGCCGCGTCGAGGCGCTGGTCGGCATCGACGCCTTCCGCTTCCTGGCCCGCGAGTCGCTCCTGGTCGCCCAGGTGACCGAGCAGCTCAAGGTGCGCCGCGAGGAGCTGCCCGAGCGCATCGAGGGCATCGTCACCAGGCTGCGCACCGCCGAGAAGGACCTGGAGAAGCTGCGTTCGGCGCAGGTGCTCCAGATCGCCGGAGAGCTGGCCTCGCAGGCCCATGACCTGCACGGAGTCTCCGTCGTCACGCACCGCGCGCCTGATGGAACCGGCCCGGACGATCTGCGTAAGCTCGCGCTTGACGTGCGCGGTAGGTTCCCTGGCGACCGTCCGGCGGTCGTCGTGCTCGCCGGCGTCCCCTCCGACCGGCCTGTGGTGGTTGCCGCGGTCAACGAGGCGGGACGCGAGCGTGGGCTCAAGGCCGGGAGACTGGTCGGCGTCGCCGCCAAGGCTCTTGGGGGTGGCGGTGGCGGCAAGGACGACGTCGCGCAGGGCGGAGGCACCCGTCCTGAGGCGATC
- a CDS encoding VOC family protein: protein MELWVESLETALPGFTWLFGRLGYTPFQEWEHGRSWRCGPTYIVIEESPAATRVPYDRMRPGLNHLAFHADDVDAMVAEAGAHGWRLMFADRHPHAGGPGHYAAYLENEQGFEVELVRGVQA, encoded by the coding sequence GTGGAGCTGTGGGTCGAGTCACTGGAGACGGCGCTGCCCGGCTTCACCTGGCTGTTCGGCAGGCTGGGCTACACGCCGTTCCAGGAGTGGGAGCACGGGCGGTCCTGGCGGTGCGGGCCGACCTACATCGTGATCGAGGAGTCGCCCGCGGCGACGCGCGTGCCGTACGACAGGATGCGCCCGGGCCTCAACCACCTGGCCTTCCACGCCGACGACGTCGACGCCATGGTGGCGGAGGCGGGCGCGCACGGCTGGCGGCTGATGTTCGCCGACCGCCACCCGCACGCGGGCGGTCCCGGCCACTACGCCGCCTACCTCGAGAACGAGCAGGGCTTCGAGGTCGAACTGGTCCGGGGCGTCCAGGCGTAG